In Candidatus Chlorohelix allophototropha, one DNA window encodes the following:
- a CDS encoding IS66 family transposase, with translation MEIHQEQLLKVKPENLPGDAVFKGYRYVVVRDLVFQPLNIRFKKERYYSPAQKRMIEAELRQGYQGQFSPTAKALVLALYYEGLMSEPKIKELLWQAGLNISAGQLSHWLTDPTYQAQFHTESRQVLSAGLGSSKWQHIDTTSSRVAGVNWHCPIICNPLYTYYCTLTNKDRLSAIRALRGGAGKEALIIRMDKNAEAVGSLMGLTKALVDKLWELPLDQDLCEQTVNEFLAREFSQQPNYKWKRVKDALAIASYHAQVGEDLPILKILICDDAPSFQVITEEVALCWVHDGRHYKKLEPRLAYHRALLEEFRGRYWRYYRELLAYQQNPGLSEAARLDTAFNELFATHSGYKALDERIAITQAKKWGLLMVLKHPEIPLHNNPAELAVRTRVRKRDVSMFCSKLEGVRSWDTFQGLASTCRKLGINFYEYLLDRISQNGKIVGLGTLIKEKAAGLNLNGSWINDKPRPEWQPLQLRPWLR, from the coding sequence TTGGAAATTCATCAAGAGCAGTTACTCAAAGTAAAGCCTGAAAACTTACCTGGGGATGCTGTTTTCAAAGGCTATCGCTATGTAGTAGTGCGGGATCTGGTTTTCCAGCCCTTAAACATCCGCTTCAAAAAGGAGCGCTACTATTCGCCTGCTCAAAAGCGAATGATTGAGGCTGAATTACGCCAAGGTTATCAGGGTCAGTTTAGTCCCACTGCTAAGGCTTTAGTGTTAGCTCTCTATTATGAAGGCTTGATGAGTGAGCCAAAAATCAAGGAATTGTTGTGGCAAGCGGGGTTGAATATCTCGGCAGGTCAATTAAGTCACTGGCTAACCGACCCAACTTATCAGGCGCAATTCCACACCGAAAGCCGTCAGGTGCTTTCGGCCGGACTAGGCAGTAGTAAATGGCAGCACATCGATACTACCTCCAGTCGCGTAGCGGGAGTAAATTGGCACTGCCCTATCATCTGCAACCCACTTTACACTTACTATTGTACTCTGACTAATAAAGATCGCTTGAGTGCTATTCGGGCTTTACGAGGTGGGGCTGGTAAAGAAGCTCTAATAATTAGGATGGATAAAAACGCCGAGGCGGTGGGGAGTTTAATGGGTTTAACCAAAGCCTTGGTGGATAAATTATGGGAGCTTCCACTCGATCAGGATTTATGTGAGCAAACAGTAAACGAATTTCTGGCCAGAGAATTCAGCCAGCAGCCGAATTATAAGTGGAAAAGGGTCAAAGACGCGCTAGCGATTGCCAGTTATCACGCTCAAGTGGGGGAGGATTTGCCGATCTTAAAAATACTGATTTGCGATGATGCGCCCTCTTTCCAGGTGATTACAGAAGAGGTAGCTTTGTGTTGGGTTCACGATGGGCGTCACTACAAGAAGTTGGAGCCTCGGCTGGCGTACCATCGGGCTCTTTTAGAAGAATTCAGAGGGCGCTATTGGCGCTATTACCGCGAATTGTTGGCTTATCAACAAAATCCTGGTCTTTCGGAAGCCGCACGGCTGGATACAGCCTTTAATGAATTATTTGCCACCCACAGCGGCTATAAGGCTTTGGATGAAAGGATTGCGATTACCCAGGCGAAGAAATGGGGTTTGCTAATGGTACTCAAACATCCTGAAATACCCTTACATAACAATCCCGCTGAATTGGCAGTGCGCACCAGAGTACGAAAAAGGGATGTGAGTATGTTTTGTAGCAAGTTGGAAGGCGTACGCAGTTGGGATACATTTCAAGGTCTGGCATCCACTTGTAGAAAGCTAGGGATAAATTTCTATGAGTATCTGCTAGATCGGATAAGCCAGAATGGGAAAATAGTTGGACTTGGAACCCTGATTAAAGAAAAAGCGGCGGGCTTAAACCTAAACGGTTCGTGGATTAATGATAAACCCCGACCTGAGTGGCAACCTTTGCAACTAAGACCCTGGTTACGTTAG
- a CDS encoding ABC transporter ATP-binding protein: protein MSFLELINIRKSFGATAAVEHFNLQAEKGEFISFLGSSGCGKTTTLRMIAGFEQPTEGEIRVGGVNITNQPPNSRQIGMVFQSYALFPNMTVADNIGFGLRIAGKPSAQIRSRVEEMLHLVDLPALGRRYPHQLSGGQQQRVALARALAIEPRLLLLDEPLSALDAKIRVSLRNELRSIQQRLGITTIYVTHDQEEALSLSDRIVVMSKGRIEQIGTPFEIYNYPATSFVASFVGTLNILPAKVINAANGELEIAGHPVYTAEPLNHRGGVDLSVAVRPENLEIGVGSTESHNTIPVTINQVSFLGAVVRVRLQLADKTLEMDIFNSRHLALPEVGTEIQVSFPKEACLVLTGSAT, encoded by the coding sequence ATGTCTTTTCTTGAACTAATAAACATTCGCAAGAGCTTCGGAGCCACCGCAGCAGTTGAGCATTTTAATTTACAAGCAGAGAAAGGCGAGTTCATTTCATTTCTCGGATCGAGCGGTTGCGGCAAAACGACAACGCTTAGAATGATCGCAGGTTTTGAACAGCCAACAGAAGGGGAAATCAGGGTTGGTGGCGTGAATATCACAAACCAACCGCCCAATAGTCGTCAAATCGGTATGGTGTTCCAATCCTATGCGCTCTTTCCCAATATGACCGTCGCCGATAACATAGGCTTTGGACTGCGGATAGCCGGTAAACCATCGGCTCAAATTCGGAGTCGAGTTGAAGAAATGCTACACCTTGTCGATCTACCGGCATTAGGCAGACGCTATCCGCACCAACTATCGGGCGGGCAGCAGCAGCGGGTTGCGCTAGCACGGGCATTAGCTATCGAGCCACGATTGCTACTATTGGATGAACCGCTCTCCGCACTTGATGCCAAGATTCGCGTCTCTCTACGCAATGAGCTGCGGTCTATTCAGCAGCGGCTTGGTATAACCACAATCTATGTCACACACGACCAAGAAGAAGCGTTGTCGCTTTCTGACCGTATAGTAGTTATGAGCAAAGGGCGGATTGAGCAAATCGGCACTCCCTTTGAAATCTATAACTACCCCGCCACCAGCTTTGTGGCTTCGTTTGTTGGCACATTAAATATTTTACCCGCGAAAGTGATAAACGCAGCCAATGGAGAGTTGGAAATAGCCGGACACCCGGTTTATACTGCCGAACCGCTCAACCATCGAGGTGGAGTTGACCTCAGCGTGGCGGTGCGCCCTGAAAATCTTGAAATCGGTGTCGGTTCGACAGAGAGCCACAATACTATCCCGGTTACTATAAACCAAGTGTCTTTTCTGGGAGCAGTGGTTCGGGTACGGTTGCAATTGGCTGATAAAACTTTGGAAATGGATATTTTTAATTCCCGCCATCTGGCATTACCGGAGGTAGGTACTGAAATCCAAGTCTCTTTTCCAAAAGAAGCTTGCTTGGTATTGACCGGTAGCGCTACATAA
- a CDS encoding ABC transporter permease encodes MKKQRFWPIMMILLGAIYFLLPLFATFEFSLRERRGVYSFDSYNNVLGDPQFRDSFIYSVVLGLATIAVSLILIVPTAFWVHLKLPQLRPVMEFITLLPFVVPPIVLVFGLIRIYSRPPFVLVSTPALLVAGYVVLSFPYMYRAVDTGLRAIDVRSLTEAAQSLGAGWLTILFRIIFPNLRVSLLNGAFLTFAIVLGEFTMATMLNWPTFGPYLALIGQNRAYEPAALAIISFGLTWICIGLIQLLSRGSQEQGQLAGTR; translated from the coding sequence ATGAAAAAACAGCGTTTCTGGCCCATTATGATGATTTTACTAGGGGCGATATACTTCCTATTGCCTCTATTCGCCACCTTTGAGTTTTCGTTACGGGAGCGGCGCGGCGTGTACAGCTTCGACTCCTACAACAATGTGTTGGGCGACCCACAGTTCCGTGATTCATTCATCTATTCGGTAGTGTTGGGGCTTGCTACCATTGCTGTTAGTCTGATACTGATAGTGCCTACTGCTTTCTGGGTGCATCTCAAACTGCCACAGTTACGCCCGGTGATGGAGTTCATCACATTACTACCGTTTGTCGTTCCGCCGATTGTACTGGTATTCGGTCTGATTCGCATCTATAGCCGCCCTCCCTTTGTACTGGTATCAACCCCGGCTTTGCTGGTTGCTGGCTACGTGGTACTTTCATTTCCCTATATGTACCGTGCAGTGGATACCGGCTTACGCGCCATTGATGTACGTTCTCTCACAGAAGCAGCGCAAAGTTTGGGTGCAGGTTGGCTGACTATCCTGTTTCGTATAATTTTCCCCAACTTGCGCGTTTCCTTGCTGAACGGCGCTTTTCTAACCTTTGCTATTGTGTTGGGCGAGTTCACAATGGCAACTATGCTCAATTGGCCCACCTTCGGTCCATATCTGGCGTTAATAGGTCAAAACCGTGCCTATGAACCGGCTGCGCTCGCAATCATCAGCTTTGGTCTAACTTGGATTTGCATTGGTCTAATCCAGCTTTTAAGTCGCGGTTCGCAAGAACAAGGGCAACTCGCTGGTACCCGTTAA
- a CDS encoding ABC transporter permease, translating into MVDKVLEKNAKQSAARPRKWEVNLKWLGVVPFFIFSLLFLILPSFNLLIGSFQDEAGNVTLANIGNLFQPFIFNSYWLSIQVSAVTALGGVIFGFGLAYASIRGGLPSWIRGGLMTFSGVASNFAGIPLAFAFIATLGRTGFITMLFKNVLGLNLYDAGFSLYTFWGLSLTYMYFQFPLMVLIIAPAIDGLKRQWREAAENLGANSFQYWRYVAFPILGPALLGAGVLLFGNAFGAYATAFALTGGTLNLVPIQIGAQIRGDVLHNPNLGYALAMGMVVIMAVSIGISMLLQRRTARWLQ; encoded by the coding sequence ATGGTAGATAAAGTTTTAGAAAAAAATGCAAAGCAGTCTGCCGCACGTCCTCGAAAGTGGGAAGTGAATTTGAAATGGCTTGGTGTTGTACCATTCTTCATTTTCTCATTGCTTTTCTTAATCCTACCCTCGTTCAATTTGTTGATCGGAAGCTTTCAAGATGAGGCAGGCAACGTCACCTTAGCAAACATCGGTAATCTGTTCCAGCCATTCATCTTCAATTCCTATTGGTTGAGCATTCAGGTCAGTGCGGTTACAGCTCTTGGCGGCGTTATTTTTGGTTTTGGTCTGGCTTATGCCTCGATTAGAGGTGGGTTACCGTCATGGATACGGGGCGGGTTGATGACTTTCTCCGGTGTAGCCTCAAACTTCGCCGGGATACCATTGGCTTTCGCCTTTATCGCTACACTAGGACGTACCGGCTTCATTACGATGCTGTTCAAGAACGTGCTAGGTCTAAATCTCTACGATGCAGGTTTCAGTCTCTATACTTTCTGGGGCTTAAGCCTGACCTACATGTATTTCCAATTCCCGTTGATGGTGCTAATTATTGCTCCGGCTATTGATGGGTTAAAACGCCAATGGCGCGAGGCGGCAGAAAACCTGGGCGCTAACTCGTTTCAATACTGGCGTTATGTAGCCTTTCCCATTCTTGGACCGGCGTTGCTTGGCGCGGGCGTATTGCTGTTCGGCAACGCTTTCGGCGCGTATGCTACCGCTTTCGCGCTTACCGGAGGTACTCTGAATTTGGTACCTATCCAAATCGGGGCGCAGATACGCGGCGATGTGTTGCATAATCCAAATCTGGGCTATGCGCTGGCAATGGGAATGGTCGTGATTATGGCAGTGTCGATAGGCATCAGTATGTTGTTGCAACGACGCACGGCGAGGTGGCTTCAATGA
- a CDS encoding ABC transporter substrate-binding protein, with product MTLVLSACGDNTATPVPATTAATATTAAKSPVAGTTQAANLDQLVAAAKQEGSLTTIALPHDWCGYGDLITNFKQKYGLQVTELNPDGSSGDEIEAIKANTQNKGPQAPDVIDVGLSFGPQAKAANLIQPYKVSTWATIPDTAKDAEGYWYGDYYGVMAMSVNTDVVKNPPAEWADLLKPEYKGKVALSGDPRTAAQAIAGVYAVALAQGGSLDNAQAGIDFFASLNKAGNFVPVIAKGATLASGETPIVLGWDYNALAAKDSLKGNPPVSVVVPTKGVLAGVYVQAISAYAPHPNAAKLWMEYLYSDAGQLGWLKGYCHPIRYNDLASRNAIPADVAAKLPPAANYATAQFPTLDQYSKATALITKSWDSAVGANVK from the coding sequence ATGACCCTAGTTCTTTCGGCTTGTGGTGATAACACCGCAACACCCGTACCGGCTACCACTGCTGCAACTGCTACCACCGCTGCTAAGAGTCCCGTGGCTGGAACCACTCAAGCTGCAAATTTGGATCAGCTTGTGGCGGCTGCCAAGCAAGAAGGTTCACTAACGACCATCGCTTTACCGCACGACTGGTGTGGTTACGGTGATTTAATCACCAATTTCAAGCAGAAATACGGCTTACAGGTGACCGAGCTTAATCCCGACGGTAGCTCCGGTGACGAAATCGAGGCAATCAAAGCCAATACTCAGAACAAAGGTCCTCAGGCGCCAGACGTAATCGATGTCGGTCTGTCGTTCGGTCCTCAAGCTAAAGCCGCTAACCTAATTCAGCCCTACAAGGTTTCCACTTGGGCTACCATCCCCGACACTGCCAAAGATGCAGAAGGCTATTGGTATGGCGATTACTATGGCGTAATGGCAATGTCTGTCAACACCGACGTGGTAAAGAACCCCCCGGCGGAATGGGCAGACCTACTTAAACCCGAATACAAGGGCAAAGTTGCATTGTCCGGCGACCCACGCACCGCCGCTCAAGCTATCGCAGGTGTATATGCAGTTGCTCTAGCTCAGGGTGGTTCACTCGACAATGCCCAAGCCGGTATTGACTTCTTCGCTAGCTTAAATAAAGCTGGCAACTTCGTGCCGGTAATCGCTAAAGGCGCCACTCTTGCTTCTGGCGAAACCCCCATCGTACTCGGCTGGGATTACAATGCCTTGGCTGCTAAGGACTCGTTGAAGGGCAACCCACCAGTCTCCGTTGTAGTGCCGACCAAAGGTGTGCTGGCTGGCGTTTACGTACAAGCCATCAGCGCCTATGCTCCCCATCCTAATGCCGCCAAACTTTGGATGGAATATCTCTACTCCGATGCCGGACAACTTGGCTGGCTGAAGGGCTATTGCCACCCGATTCGCTATAACGATTTGGCAAGCCGCAATGCCATTCCTGCGGATGTAGCCGCCAAGCTACCCCCCGCTGCAAACTACGCCACCGCTCAGTTCCCTACCCTTGATCAGTACAGCAAGGCTACTGCCCTGATCACCAAAAGCTGGGATAGTGCTGTAGGCGCAAACGTAAAGTAG
- a CDS encoding class I SAM-dependent methyltransferase, protein MVASKAWEWSNVSDERWRIPSEESYYLRERWKKQGYKNFLDLGCGVGRHSILFAEAGFQVDAFDLSEDGIELLREKAHNLNLPVKIIKGDIKELPYEDGIFDCLLAYHVIYHTDTDGIKKVIEEIERVLKPGGEFFITFLSKNNNSYNDIAYRIDHNTVIKMEEPEIGIPHFYTDLGGIKKLLRNFTIIKINHINEITLNSSKWHFNVHGLKTVQIT, encoded by the coding sequence ATGGTAGCTTCAAAGGCTTGGGAATGGTCGAATGTAAGCGATGAGCGCTGGCGAATACCTTCCGAAGAAAGTTATTACTTGCGGGAAAGGTGGAAAAAGCAGGGCTACAAAAATTTCCTGGACTTGGGTTGTGGTGTAGGAAGGCACTCTATTCTATTTGCGGAAGCAGGTTTTCAGGTGGATGCCTTTGATTTATCCGAAGATGGCATCGAGCTTCTTCGGGAAAAGGCGCATAATCTCAACCTACCTGTAAAAATCATCAAAGGAGACATTAAAGAATTACCCTACGAGGATGGGATATTTGATTGCCTCTTAGCATACCATGTCATCTACCACACCGACACTGATGGTATTAAAAAAGTTATTGAAGAAATAGAGCGAGTTTTGAAACCGGGTGGTGAATTTTTCATCACTTTCCTTTCAAAGAACAACAATTCCTATAATGATATTGCTTACAGGATAGATCATAATACTGTAATCAAGATGGAAGAACCGGAGATTGGCATTCCCCACTTTTATACCGATTTGGGAGGGATAAAGAAGTTACTAAGAAACTTTACTATCATAAAAATTAATCATATCAACGAGATTACCCTTAATTCCAGCAAATGGCATTTTAATGTGCATGGGCTAAAGACTGTGCAAATAACCTAG
- a CDS encoding 2'-5' RNA ligase family protein, with amino-acid sequence MTGQKTYGVYFIPPPELAYKIGLAHLLLKQNYGLEAAGKFMPHCTLFALLHLEEGFGENELIAALDRILPGHKAFPLAFRLETEYFIRLEMEKHPDLVNLQANIREELLPFLSEYGRKRRASTRYNPHMTLAFSDLPSDTGLLHQIKAFCLELYRTMPQESLWGNIVQLVEFNLQKPGEWDAQDYWCYMNWRIIKSYTLSAK; translated from the coding sequence ATGACGGGGCAGAAAACTTATGGGGTTTATTTCATCCCACCCCCTGAGTTGGCTTATAAAATTGGGTTAGCTCATCTATTACTCAAGCAAAATTATGGGCTAGAAGCGGCTGGGAAATTTATGCCGCATTGTACTCTCTTTGCTTTATTACACCTAGAAGAGGGATTTGGGGAAAACGAGTTAATTGCTGCCCTTGACCGGATTCTGCCCGGTCATAAAGCCTTTCCGTTAGCTTTCAGGCTGGAGACCGAATATTTTATCCGGTTGGAAATGGAAAAGCATCCCGATTTAGTGAATTTGCAAGCAAATATTCGGGAGGAATTACTGCCCTTTTTGAGCGAATACGGACGAAAGAGGCGAGCTTCAACCAGATATAATCCGCACATGACTCTAGCTTTCAGCGACTTACCTTCCGATACAGGCTTGTTACACCAAATAAAGGCTTTTTGCTTGGAGCTTTACCGGACAATGCCACAAGAAAGCCTGTGGGGCAATATTGTGCAATTGGTTGAGTTTAACTTGCAGAAACCGGGCGAATGGGATGCGCAGGATTACTGGTGTTATATGAACTGGCGAATTATAAAAAGCTATACTTTATCGGCAAAATAG
- a CDS encoding alpha-D-ribose 1-methylphosphonate 5-triphosphate diphosphatase, with translation MEPSQTTIITNGRLVTPEKVLDAGSVVIEAGRIVEINERLYPANSHTLDAKGNFIMPGVINLHDDSYEKTLQPRKGVFLPPELAFHQMEGALATAGVTRTYHAVSFDAGIFLRDRTVANAEAMANQLLEFSNSDFAFLHHHLLYRCDLRSAGAFDGILRVMQNPLAAELTHYLSLNDHSPGQGQYAQRPVLRKMIKSLLGPAGNSEEVVDARENELWQLKAQTEQIREHQLNQATALLQNTPGIIIAGHDDDSAATVNDLYRRGIRVCEFPINLEAATRAKELGLPVIAGSPNIVRGGSHTGNISVMEFIQQNLLDVLVADYAPSTLLHAIFMLVEQKVMSLVEAVKLVTTNAAKVVGLEKVTGSLEPGLLADLIVVETRTKPQLYIVRKLLISGKPVSVSSLAAYPDAHHFSAQPSSLAPLTQSLGKK, from the coding sequence GTGGAACCTTCCCAAACCACAATTATTACCAATGGGCGGTTGGTTACCCCCGAAAAGGTTTTGGATGCTGGAAGCGTTGTTATAGAGGCGGGCAGAATTGTTGAAATAAATGAACGCCTGTACCCTGCTAATTCTCATACATTGGATGCCAAAGGCAATTTCATTATGCCGGGCGTTATAAACTTGCATGATGACAGCTATGAGAAAACTTTGCAGCCGCGAAAAGGAGTCTTTTTACCGCCTGAACTGGCTTTTCACCAGATGGAAGGGGCGTTGGCTACCGCCGGAGTAACCAGAACCTATCATGCTGTTTCTTTTGATGCGGGTATATTTCTACGCGACCGCACTGTGGCGAATGCCGAAGCAATGGCAAACCAGTTGCTAGAATTCAGCAATTCTGATTTTGCCTTTCTCCATCATCATCTCCTTTATCGCTGCGATTTGCGTAGTGCGGGGGCTTTCGATGGGATTTTAAGAGTGATGCAAAACCCTCTTGCCGCCGAACTCACGCACTATTTGTCCCTCAATGACCATTCGCCCGGACAGGGTCAGTATGCCCAACGTCCGGTTTTACGCAAGATGATAAAATCGCTGCTAGGTCCGGCGGGGAACAGTGAAGAGGTAGTTGATGCACGCGAAAATGAGTTGTGGCAACTAAAGGCACAGACCGAACAAATTCGTGAACACCAATTAAATCAAGCTACCGCTTTGTTACAAAATACGCCCGGAATTATTATAGCCGGACATGATGATGATAGCGCCGCTACTGTAAATGACTTATACCGACGAGGTATAAGGGTCTGCGAATTTCCGATTAATCTAGAGGCAGCCACCCGCGCCAAAGAACTTGGTCTCCCGGTTATTGCAGGGTCTCCCAATATTGTCAGAGGCGGTTCGCATACCGGTAATATCAGCGTGATGGAATTTATCCAGCAAAACCTGCTGGATGTGTTGGTAGCAGATTACGCGCCTTCCACCCTGCTGCATGCCATTTTTATGCTGGTTGAACAAAAAGTCATGAGTCTTGTTGAAGCTGTTAAGCTTGTAACAACAAACGCAGCCAAAGTAGTGGGGTTAGAGAAAGTAACAGGCAGCCTTGAACCCGGTTTGTTGGCGGATTTAATCGTGGTGGAAACTCGGACTAAACCCCAACTCTACATTGTCCGCAAGTTGCTGATAAGCGGAAAACCCGTTTCAGTTTCATCGCTTGCGGCTTATCCTGACGCGCATCATTTTTCTGCCCAACCTTCATCCCTAGCCCCTCTCACACAAAGCTTGGGCAAGAAATGA